CTAACCAAAGACAATATAGCCAAAAGTCTTGGCGTTGAGATTAAAGACAATGAATTTAAATACTATCAAATGATACGAGATTTTTTCAAGGATTATCAGCAAAATAATGGCTGGAGTTTTTCTTTAGAAAAAAATCAACTCAACGATGAATATGTAAGCTCTCATCATGAATATTTAGGAGTTGGAAGTGGAGCTTTTAGCTTTTTAGACGGGGAGTTGCTTATCAATGCTTTTGATTTAAATGATTATGCAAAAATGATACAAGAAAAACAAAATGCCAATATAGCAAAAGCGAGTTTTACACAAAAAGAAATTATCAAATACATATTTTTAACTGAAATGTTTGCAGGAAAAATACAAATTGATAAATTCAATCAAACCCTTAATTGCGATCTTGAAAAAGAACTCTTTAAAGAACTTTTAGGACTTAAAATAAGCAATGCTATCAAAAAAGAAAATGGTACTTTGATTACAAGTGAATTTGGACAGTATCTCTTTGTAGTTTTAATGAAGGATTTTTACACAGGGATGGATCTTGTACGCGCAGTATTTAGAGACAGCAAACGCTTAAAAAATAAAGATTTTATCAATATAATGAAGGAAAATATAAGCTCTATTTAATTTCTTTTTGAAATTAAATAGATAATGAAAATTAAAATGGACGAATTACCATCATTAAGGCAATGATAATAAACATTAAAGTAGGAAATTCATTATAAATTCTAAAATATCTTCCACTTTTTGTAGAAGTATCATTTGCCAAAGCTTTTAAACAAAAATAATTATGTATATGAAAAATAATCAAAAGTGTAGCACAGGTAAGTTTTGCATGCATAAATCCAGAACCTACCATCAAAACTTCTTTATGGGCATGAAGCATCAAACTCCCGCTAATAACGGTTGCTATCATCGCGGGATTTTGTATACCAAAATAAAGTCTTCTTTCTTGAATCTTTACAACATCAACAAAACCTTTATTGTCTTTATTTTCTGCGTGATATACAAACAAACGAGGCAAATAAAAAAGTCCTGCCATCCATGAAACAAATGCTAAATAATGCACCCATTTAATCCAAAAATAATACTCATTAATCCATTCTGTCATTTTTTTCCTTTTTTATGAAAATTTCTTTTAATAAAATTAAAGCAACGCTTATATTTATCATCACATCTGCTACATTAAAGATAGCAAAATGAAACCATTTGTGCCAAAAAAACATATCCACCACTCCTCCGTGTATAAAACGGTCAAGCAAATTCGAACACCCCGCTCCTAGCATCATGCCAAAAGCTACCAAATGCTCTCTTAAGAATTGTTTTTGCCACAAAAGGTATATAAAAAGCGCTAATA
The window above is part of the Campylobacter coli genome. Proteins encoded here:
- the hemJ gene encoding protoporphyrinogen oxidase HemJ, whose amino-acid sequence is MTEWINEYYFWIKWVHYLAFVSWMAGLFYLPRLFVYHAENKDNKGFVDVVKIQERRLYFGIQNPAMIATVISGSLMLHAHKEVLMVGSGFMHAKLTCATLLIIFHIHNYFCLKALANDTSTKSGRYFRIYNEFPTLMFIIIALMMVIRPF
- the lspA gene encoding signal peptidase II; this translates as MVKKYKTILIFILVFIVVFAFDQWVKSLTLSGLRWQSEYLDLTYALNTGVAFSMFSFLEHYLKYLHLALILALFIYLLWQKQFLREHLVAFGMMLGAGCSNLLDRFIHGGVVDMFFWHKWFHFAIFNVADVMINISVALILLKEIFIKKEKNDRMD